DNA sequence from the Vicia villosa cultivar HV-30 ecotype Madison, WI linkage group LG3, Vvil1.0, whole genome shotgun sequence genome:
GCAGGGGAAGGCCTAGTAAACCCATTTCCATATCAAGATCTTCTACGGTGAGATTTtgaaatcatttttattattatattgctGCATTATTAGTTGGAAAAGTTCCTTTAATTTTCTCCATCTCAAATAGTGTGATTGGCCTTATACTCCTCATTCATCATACGTTGGATGACTTTGTGTTTCAGATGGAGAAAAGTCGCAGAAGCAGTAGGGGCAGTGCAAGTCCAAATCGTTTAAGTCCATCTCCTCGTTCGGGAACTAATATATCGCAAGCAGGAGGAAGGCCTTCATCCTTGCCAAATTACAGTCCAACGTCCTCAAATTTACGGTATGCTACTCCTACAAGAAGATCATCTCCACCTCCCAATAAGCCCGTTACACCTGCTTCCAGGTCTTCCACTTTTACTCCACGGAGGTTGAGCACTGGTTCCAGTGGCTCTATTGTCTCATCTGGAGCTAGGGGGAATTCCCCGGTTAAGACAACTCGTGGAAACTCTTCATCACCAAAGATAAGGGCATGGCAAACTAATATACCTGGCTTCTCTTCTGAAGCTCCTCCCAACCTCCGTACTTCGCTGGCTGATCGACCAGCAACTTATGTGAGGGGTTCATCTCCAGCATCGAGAAGTGGTAGGGAATCCACGCCCAAATTCAGCAGGCAATCAATGTCTCCAACTGCTTCTAGAAGCAGTAGCTCTATTCAAAGTCATGATCGAGACCCATTCAGCTCACGCAGCAAAGGTTCTGTTGCATCATCTGGCGATGATGATCTAGACTCTCTTCACTCCATCCCAGTGGGTAGCTTAGACAGATTGAGTTCAAGAAGAGATGGTTCATTTTCAACCAACAAAACTCCTGCCATTTCCAAGAAATCACCCAGGATGATGTCGCCAAATTCTGCTCCTAAAAAATCATTCGACTCTGCTTTCCGTCAAATGGTATTTTGTCATCTAATTTACTTAAGTAAATTTCTTTGACAATCATTATATGGGTTTGCTGCCAATTTGTTGTCAGGGAGTTATGAAGTGTTTAATTTTCATACTATCCGATTTTTCATTTGCTCTTGTTATATTTGATTTCAGTTGCACGTTTTCTTACCtgtatttttatcaaaaaaaattacACTTGACTAGACAATGATTCCAAGCCAATGGATTCTTATCACGTCATTATAATATAACATGCTTGCACTAGGAATAGCCTGTAACAAGGTTTTCCATTGGTTGATACTTAGATACTTGAAACCTTGGTGATCTTGTTTCAGTGTAAATATTCATCACAGGTAGATTTTGGTGTCCTATTGGGTCTAACCTGTGCAATTCTACATGCTCCATGCAGGATAGAAAAAGCCCTCAAAACATGTTCAGGCCACTTTTATCAAGTGTTCCCAGTACAACCCTTTATGCTGGAAATGCAAATTCCGCACATCGATCCCTTGTGTCTAGGAACTCCTCCACTGTACCAACCAGCAATGCGACCTCTGACCGAGTAACAACTTTTGCTTTAGATACTGAAGGGACTGACCATAGTCAAGATGATATGGCAAGTGAAACTGATAAGATGTTATATTCTGATTTACATGAAGAAGTGTTTGCCTTTGATAAGATTGATGGACTAGATGCCAATATTGAACATGAGATCAACAAGGAATCAGTTGATCTCCTGCAAAATCAAAACAGAGGCCCCAATACCGTTTTTGGTCCAACTGATGCTGAAGGCAATGAAAGTTCAGAAACTTCACATGTCAGAGATGTCATTTCTGAAACTGGTAGTTTTGAAAACACAGCAATCTGTTCTCAATGTGGTTGTTGTTTTCAAGTCATTATTCAAACTGAGGAGAATATTGAGCTTTGTCCACAATGCAGCAGGAAAACCACATTGTTGAGAGCAAACCTCCCTGAGACAGTGTTGGCTGCATCTGGAGGTTCTTCAGCGATTTCTATAAACTTgcccaaagaagaagaaaattcatCAGCTGATACTAGCCAACTAAGGACTGCATCTGAACTTTCTCAATCTCCCTTTGGCGAACATGGTTATGACGAAAGTCAAGCTTCGTGCAGTGAACTAAACCGGGTTCGCTCACAAAACAGTTCAAATCCAAGTTCACTGAGGGAGGGAGGTGAGCATATGTCTACAAACTTGCTAGAGATGAACCAGTCAGGAGTTTATTACGAGAAGCGCAGCGATGAAATTGGGGATCAGCTGTTGGATCACTACAGCGATCACCCAGATATAAACATGGACCCCATGGAAGGCACTGGCATTTCTGTATTGCTGAAAAGCTCCAGCAGCAACAAAGGACCTATTGTTCGGGCAAGGACTTTTACTGCCACAACAATATCTTATGACGACTTGTCTCTTTCAAGAGACAGTTTAAACAGTATAAGAAGCTCGACAAGACCTGGCAGTTATTCTGCATCATCATCTACTGATTTTAGCTCTACTAAACAAACAGAGTTTCGGATGCACAGGCAGTTGAGTGCCAGGAAATTGGACGCGGACTGTGGATATGAGTTAAGGATTAAGCCTCCAAGCACTGCCGGTTCATCTTTCTCTATAACTTCAAACCATTCTCACCATGAAGTAGGTCTTGCAAATCAAGAAACTTCCGGCAACACAGAATGTAGCCTTGTGGAGGAGATACCTCAACTTCTACATGAAAATCAAGCTTCAGAAAATGCAATGCCAGATGTAATTGAAGCTTCTCCTATCGATTCAACTTTTGTTGAGGATGAAAAACTAGAAAATGATGATAGTAGTAGAGGAAATAATGCTTGCAGCTCAGAACTTTTAAGCCACGCAACTGGTGTTCGACCTGATAACAATTTAGTGACATCAATTCCAGATCCCGGGGATTGTATTTCATATGAAAATGTTGAAGACCATTCAGATATTGCAAGGAGTGTTTCAAATACAGAAACGTCGGTTAGGACTCCAGAGTCATCATGTCATGAGAATCTTGATGTGCAAAGTTATGACGATAATGAACTGAATGGTTCGGTTATTGCCAACTGTTCTACAATCACAGAATCAGAAATTGAAGGGGAAGATCCTGATCTGGCATCAAAGCGCGCCCTCGATGACTTACAGGAACTTTCTGCTCGAAATCCTTCCAAAGATTGTCACACTGCTTCTGTTTCAGAGCTCAATGCACCCGAGTCCCATGGCACTGGTACGGTATTTACTTGTATTGAGATTTCCATGGAAAGATTTTAGTACTAATTATTGAGATGAGAATTTTAGCTTCTCTTCTCAAAGATGCACTTATTTATGCATACACCGAGCATTGCATAGAATTTTGGGCAATTTTATGATACAGAAAACTTTATAGGAGGACAATTTAATCTCAGTAAAAAACTGCTTCTGATGCTAATAATGTGATACTAAAATATATTATCGAATTTTTGGAGTTAAGATAGTTCTGATATTTTTTCTTGATTCATTTTTCTGAAGTTGTAAAATCAGTGATATATAAATTTCCACATACATTCTTTGTAGAAAATTATAACATGGCCAATTTCTAACTGTTCTCTTATGCTTTATGTCAGAGGGATCAACAGTTACAGTGGAGTGCAACACTAGAAGCCTGACACTTGAAGAGGCAACAGATACAATCCTTTTTTGCAGTTCTATCATCCATGATCTAGCTTATCAAGCTGCAACGATAGCAATGGAAAACGAATGCTCGGGTCCATTCGAAGGTTCTGAACCAACCGTAACTTTATTGGGGAAACCCGACCTTGACAGAAAGGATATTCGCAGACGACCTGTTAGCAAGCGTCCTGTAAAAACTCCAAAAAGCAGACCAAAGAGTGTCGAAACTGGTGTCAAAATTGTTTCTGGCAAAacggagaatgatgaaaatatcGACGAGTCTTTCACAAATAATGTCGGGCTTCCTAACAAAGTAGATAATAGTATGAAGCCCCCAAAGCTTGAATCAAAGTGCAATTGCATAATAATGTGAGAGTGCAATGCTTTCAATTCCAGCACACCTATACTACAAGATCTTAGCCAAGTTCTTGAGTGTTTATGGTTTTGATTGGGATGATAATAACCATTGCCAATTGGTTTATGTTGATTCTATTCCAATATATTTTGTAACAAATGCCACGTTGTGTTTGACATAGTTGTaaagttattatttattttttcttaccTTTTTCTGTTAGTAGGCTATTATCAGTTATAAAGCATTTTGGAGGATTGTGCTGTGTCTGTGCCCCCTCCACATGCTGCATTCTTGTTTGTTATATCAGCTAAGTGATCCATTAAAGGAAGTGTGAAaagcattcatattcattgacaTTGTTGCCACTGTTTTCCTATTTCCTTGTTTGGCTTGAGATTGAGTGAGTGGACAAATATCCACGTACATGTCATGTGAAGTGTCTGCCCAACCATGACTACTCAAATGCATTGTAGacattaattttctatttttcaaagattAAGTACAAACCACAAGATTTTTTAAGAGTTAAGAGAAATTAATACGATGAAAAAATAATTCAGTTTCAGCAAttaagtgtttttaaaaactTTAAGGTAGCAATCAAGGTGAATTATTATACACTTTAATATGGTGGAGGTGGACCATGTGGTCACAATCTCTCACATACACATACACTTTcagataatataataataataatatatgatATATTTTAGGAAACTTAGAAATTTTGGTCTTCTTTTTTAGTTAtccagaaatatatattattttaatcttAGTAAGCAACATTATAATTTGATAtttagataatttttttaaaaaaactacaattatttagataatttttttaaaaaaactacaaTTTTTTAATGTGATAGCACAATATCAATATTAATATTCCCACAAAgcatattactccctccgtttctttttaagtgtcgttttagaagaatttttttgttccttttaagtgtcgttttagaattTAATGTTATagtttgtcatttatacccttattttctcaataacttcacctcaaattttttaattagttattggaaaaagagagtgtatggttgaatttatttggaaagagaaaaataaataaggatataatagaaaaagtaactctaataatccactatcttggttgaagagttttttgctaaaacgacacttaaaaaggaacggagggagtatattataaaaatatttagaacaaAATATGATTATGCTTGCAATGAGCTGTCTATTGTAATCACGATTAGATTTGCATGGATATTCTATCACTTCTATGAGTTTTTAAGCTGATCCAAACAAATGAAAATGTTTTACCAATCTTTTATAACATATTTTTTAACTTAAATATGTTATACTAAATTTATTGTTCTTTGTGAGATATAATATCTATAGCATTGAAGCTTACTTCTCTTTGTTGACAACTACTTTTTTTAGTAACCATAATTGATACTATAACCTTGAGACCACTTTAATCTTAAATCGATCATTCTGCTTTTTCATCTTCTTATTTTCATGATTTCATTGATATGAAAACACAATAGCGCAAGGCAACAACACAACCTTGATGAAATATTCTTTTGCTGATGCCCATATCTGTTTGATTAAATTTTTCAACCATGCGTCTTTTGTATTGTATAGAGAAGAGACACAATTTCACAATACAATGATTTCTACTCATAGAAGGTTAGTATTTTTCTATTTCAAGGGTTCCAATGTTGGCCTTGGGGGCTGGGGCAAGTATGAGAGCAAGAGTGTTTATCATATGGTTTCTCATTAAAAGATTCTACACCTATGTAGTGATGAACGAAAAAAATGCAATATCGAAAATCATTAAAAGTGATTGTATTTTGTTTATGGTATTGGATGAGTCTTTAAGGGCGATCAACTAATGGATATCTTGAAAGATGTATGAGTATTCATGCCATAAGTCAACATGTCATTGTCTTGATGACCTGATTCATGTTTCTCATGGGACATGGAAGATCGGAAGTCACATCATAGTATTTTAAAATCATCTATAACAGACTCTTACCCTCAGCGCAAATGGGGGGCTTGTTTTGGATGCAAAGTTGTTAGAGAGAATTCTCATATCATTTATATTCAATGTGAAAAGTATACTTTTTAGATGTCGTCTTACTTTCTCCTAGGCTTTAAAAGATGCTCTTTATAAGTTGGTCGCTTAATGGAGGTCTTTAGGTGATTGAGTTTGGTAGTTACTTTTTTCTTGTTCTACTTTACAGGCGATGAAGCctcaaaataaacatgatatgagTATCAAAACTCCTTGCAACAACATCACATTTTGGGGTTGCCAGCTGCTTGGAGATACGCAGATGGTTTTACGAAATTAGTTGATAGTGTGTTAGACAAAATGATTTAGGTCATGAAGAAGTTTGTATTGAGGATAAAGATAAAAATACAAGCGGTGGTGTAAGACAATGCCTCTACAAGGTTGTATATGAGCATTTCACATTGGTTGTGAAAGTGTTGGGGTCATTCAGGGTGACCCTTATAATGGAGATACAATGAAGGTTTTGGAAGCTAAATACTTGTACATGTCATTTCTGTCTATTCATACCACATTTTTCTATGAAGCTTCCATAAGATCAAAGTCTAGTGCAAACTTCTTCTCCATTCTTGGTATCTTAATGATAGGATCATCATAAAATATTACGAGGAGGTGGATAAAGCCCTTGAAATCTTTCAAGAGGTAGGTTAAGGATTGAGCCTTGAATTTAATATTCATAAGACAGAGATCTTTTGGCCTTCCTGTGTTGGTAGCAAACTTCGTCGGGTTTTTT
Encoded proteins:
- the LOC131661510 gene encoding uncharacterized protein LOC131661510 — its product is MPPSPAMRYSPGREARGDGHKRRHSLESGILLRGNDDDLALFNEMQTRERDSFLLQSSDDLEDSFATRLRHLSDVNVGITIPGRRGTSDLLNIDGDKDDYNWLLTPPDTPLFPSMDEDPPFANVASRGRPSKPISISRSSTMEKSRRSSRGSASPNRLSPSPRSGTNISQAGGRPSSLPNYSPTSSNLRYATPTRRSSPPPNKPVTPASRSSTFTPRRLSTGSSGSIVSSGARGNSPVKTTRGNSSSPKIRAWQTNIPGFSSEAPPNLRTSLADRPATYVRGSSPASRSGRESTPKFSRQSMSPTASRSSSSIQSHDRDPFSSRSKGSVASSGDDDLDSLHSIPVGSLDRLSSRRDGSFSTNKTPAISKKSPRMMSPNSAPKKSFDSAFRQMDRKSPQNMFRPLLSSVPSTTLYAGNANSAHRSLVSRNSSTVPTSNATSDRVTTFALDTEGTDHSQDDMASETDKMLYSDLHEEVFAFDKIDGLDANIEHEINKESVDLLQNQNRGPNTVFGPTDAEGNESSETSHVRDVISETGSFENTAICSQCGCCFQVIIQTEENIELCPQCSRKTTLLRANLPETVLAASGGSSAISINLPKEEENSSADTSQLRTASELSQSPFGEHGYDESQASCSELNRVRSQNSSNPSSLREGGEHMSTNLLEMNQSGVYYEKRSDEIGDQLLDHYSDHPDINMDPMEGTGISVLLKSSSSNKGPIVRARTFTATTISYDDLSLSRDSLNSIRSSTRPGSYSASSSTDFSSTKQTEFRMHRQLSARKLDADCGYELRIKPPSTAGSSFSITSNHSHHEVGLANQETSGNTECSLVEEIPQLLHENQASENAMPDVIEASPIDSTFVEDEKLENDDSSRGNNACSSELLSHATGVRPDNNLVTSIPDPGDCISYENVEDHSDIARSVSNTETSVRTPESSCHENLDVQSYDDNELNGSVIANCSTITESEIEGEDPDLASKRALDDLQELSARNPSKDCHTASVSELNAPESHGTEGSTVTVECNTRSLTLEEATDTILFCSSIIHDLAYQAATIAMENECSGPFEGSEPTVTLLGKPDLDRKDIRRRPVSKRPVKTPKSRPKSVETGVKIVSGKTENDENIDESFTNNVGLPNKVDNSMKPPKLESKCNCIIM